A stretch of Vigna angularis cultivar LongXiaoDou No.4 chromosome 4, ASM1680809v1, whole genome shotgun sequence DNA encodes these proteins:
- the LOC108345025 gene encoding zinc finger protein ZAT4, producing the protein MEEDQEVKHSCKFCSKSFPCGRSLGGHMRSHVTNVSSETEKVSSFNNNNGGDRETGIMGSEGGTSNGGYGLRENPKKTWRFTNSVDDTLLVLDKLCKECGKGFHSWKALFGHMKCHSERVSQNNSSLMEDQDSWTENTNASQKMVSDDSHSDNEATAPNRRRRSRRRRTRYVAPSTSSVSFVSEAEQEQEEVAMSLMMLSRDVSPWCGLSSVNSFHFESPLVPTNLDSKAEGKRVVSNDSENKVTKPKDMKWDFGNLDASYLNSKGKISSELDKKAELDTDSAFEDNGIDDNRNNKYTSIKAKYLDSELKASSSKSWVKNKSPEVELSKSSNKRGKFECATCKKIFHSYQALGGHRASHKKIKGCFASRNESSENSTDLEADLSPDPTTESKFLKKEYVEEHEMVTVTTTTTGFDNEEERERDLKKGKVHECPICLKVFPSGQALGGHKRSHHLPNGSDIARNCQSQRVVLGREDPEIRDFFDLNLPASTEEEGNSHGHAEPYKPWWVVGGSSHKQEALIGLISN; encoded by the coding sequence ATGGAAGAAGATCAAGAAGTGAAGCACTCGTGCAAGTTCTGCAGCAAGAGCTTCCCTTGTGGGAGATCCTTAGGAGGTCACATGAGGTCACACGTCACCAATGTTTCATCCGAGACAGAGAAAGTTTCGtctttcaacaacaacaatggtGGAGATAGAGAGACGGGAATAATGGGTTCTGAAGGGGGAACTAGCAATGGAGGGTATGGTCTGAGAGAGAACCCGAAGAAGACTTGGAGGTTCACGAATTCCGTTGATGACACTTTGTTGGTGTTGGACAAGTTGTGCAAGGAGTGTGGCAAAGGCTTTCACTCTTGGAAAGCTCTGTTTGGTCACATGAAGTGCCACTCCGAGAGAGTATCCCAGAACAACAGCAGCTTGATGGAGGATCAAGATTCGTGGACAGAAAATACCAATGCTAGCCAGAAGATGGTGTCGGATGATAGCCACTCCGACAATGAAGCCACTGCTCCAAACCGTAGGAGAAGATCCAGGAGGAGAAGGACAAGGTACGTGGCTCCATCAACTTCTTCTGTGTCCTTTGTTTCTGAGGCAGAGCAGGAGCAGGAAGAGGTTGCCATGAGTTTGATGATGCTTAGCAGGGATGTTAGTCCTTGGTGTGGTCTCAGTTCTGTGAACTCATTTCATTTTGAATCTCCTTTGGTTCCAACCAATTTAGATTCCAAGGCTGAAGGCAAGAGGGTTGTCTCCAATGATTCTGAAAATAAGGTTACCAAACCAAAGGATATGAAGTGGGATTTTGGAAATTTGGATGCTTCATATCTCAACTCCAAAGGAAAAATAAGCTCAGAACTTGATAAGAAGGCCGAGCTTGATACTGATTCTGCATTTGAGGACAATGGAATAGAtgataatagaaataataagtACACTTCAATCAAGGCAAAGTATTTGGATTCTGAATTGAAGGCTAGTTCTTCAAAGAGTTGGGTGAAGAACAAGTCCCCAGAAGTTGAATTGAGCAAAAGCTCAAACAAGAGAGGAAAATTTGAGTGTGCTACTTGCAAGAAAATCTTCCACTCATACCAAGCACTCGGAGGTCACAGAGCTAGTCACAAGAAGATCAAGGGATGCTTTGCTTCAAGAAATGAGAGCAGTGAAAACAGCACTGACTTGGAAGCAGACCTCTCCCCTGATCCAACAACAGAAAGTAAGTTCCTGAAGAAGGAATATGTGGAAGAACATGAAATGGTTACtgttactactactactactggttttgacaatgaggaagagagagagagagatttgaAAAAGGGGAAAGTTCATGAGTGCCCAATTTGCCTCAAGGTTTTTCCATCTGGACAAGCCTTGGGTGGTCACAAGAGATCTCATCACTTGCCTAATGGGTCTGATATTGCTAGAAACTGTCAAAGTCAAAGAGTTGTACTAGGGAGAGAAGACCCAGAAATTAGGGACTTTTTTGATCTTAATCTTCCTGCTTCTACAGAGGAAGAAGGTAACAGCCATGGCCATGCTGAGCCTTACAAACCTTGGTGGGTAGTAGGAGGCAGCAGCCACAAGCAAGAGGCACTGATAGGCCTCATTTCTAACTAA